The Shewanella mangrovisoli genome has a window encoding:
- a CDS encoding NAD-dependent malic enzyme yields MDDNKRPLYLPFAGPAILEAPLINKGSAFSEEERIFFNLEGLVPYAIETIEEQASRAYDQFRSFNNDLDKHIYLRNIQDTNETLFYRLVQNHISEMMPIIYTPTVGLACERFSKNYRRNRGLFISYPNKDRIDDILNNSTRQKVKIIVVTDGERILGLGDQGIGGMGIPIGKLSLYTSCGGISPAYTLPITLDVGTDNPQLLEDPMYMGWRHPRIGGEEYAEFIEAFMQAVHVRWPDTLIQFEDFAQKNAMPILERYKDRYCCFNDDIQGTAAVTVGSLLAACKAAGTELNKQRIAFLGAGSAGCGIAEAIVAQMVSEGISDEQARSQVCMVDRWGLLLDNMPNLLPFQQKLAQKCAEISNWNNFSDNISLLDVVNNAKPTVLIGVSGAPGLFTEEIVRAMHSHCERPIIFPLSNPTSRVEATPKDILHWTSGQALVATGSPFEPVVVDGETYEIAQCNNSFIFPGIGLGVLASGARHVSDAMLMASSRALAECSPLAINGSGPLLPKLEDIHSVSKHIAFAVGKVAIEQGLSLPASDELLMQSIEDNFWKPEYRRYKRTSF; encoded by the coding sequence ATGGACGATAATAAACGCCCCCTCTATCTTCCGTTTGCAGGACCTGCCATTCTTGAAGCCCCCTTAATTAACAAGGGCAGTGCATTTTCGGAAGAAGAGCGTATTTTCTTTAACCTCGAAGGCTTAGTACCCTACGCCATTGAAACCATTGAAGAACAGGCTTCACGCGCCTACGATCAGTTCAGAAGTTTCAATAACGATCTCGATAAGCACATCTATCTGCGCAACATTCAAGACACCAACGAAACCCTGTTTTATCGTTTAGTGCAAAACCACATCAGCGAAATGATGCCAATTATCTACACCCCGACAGTAGGTTTGGCCTGTGAGCGCTTCTCGAAAAACTATCGCCGTAACCGTGGTCTGTTCATCTCCTACCCGAATAAGGACAGAATCGACGACATCCTCAATAACTCGACTCGCCAAAAAGTAAAAATCATCGTTGTGACCGACGGTGAGCGCATCTTAGGCTTAGGCGACCAAGGTATTGGCGGCATGGGGATCCCGATTGGTAAATTGTCACTGTACACTAGCTGTGGTGGGATCAGCCCCGCATACACACTACCCATTACCTTAGACGTAGGTACCGATAATCCACAATTGCTGGAAGATCCTATGTACATGGGTTGGCGCCACCCACGTATTGGCGGCGAAGAGTATGCCGAGTTTATCGAAGCCTTTATGCAAGCCGTGCATGTACGTTGGCCAGATACACTGATCCAATTCGAAGATTTTGCCCAAAAGAATGCGATGCCAATCCTTGAGCGTTATAAGGATCGTTACTGCTGCTTTAACGATGACATTCAAGGCACTGCCGCTGTGACTGTGGGCTCGTTACTCGCCGCCTGTAAAGCCGCGGGCACTGAGCTGAACAAACAACGCATTGCCTTTTTAGGTGCAGGTAGCGCTGGCTGCGGTATTGCCGAAGCCATCGTTGCGCAAATGGTGTCAGAAGGGATCAGCGACGAGCAAGCTCGCAGCCAAGTCTGCATGGTTGACCGTTGGGGCCTGCTGCTCGACAACATGCCTAACCTGTTGCCATTCCAACAAAAATTGGCTCAAAAATGTGCCGAAATCAGCAACTGGAATAACTTCAGCGACAATATTTCACTGCTCGATGTGGTCAATAACGCTAAGCCAACGGTACTGATTGGCGTTTCGGGTGCACCGGGTCTATTTACCGAAGAAATTGTTCGTGCAATGCATAGCCACTGCGAACGCCCAATTATCTTCCCACTGTCGAACCCCACCAGCCGTGTTGAAGCGACGCCAAAAGATATTCTGCACTGGACGTCAGGCCAAGCTTTAGTGGCAACGGGTAGCCCGTTTGAACCTGTGGTTGTCGATGGCGAGACCTATGAAATCGCACAATGTAACAACAGCTTTATCTTCCCAGGTATTGGTTTAGGTGTACTCGCCTCTGGTGCTCGCCATGTCTCCGATGCGATGTTAATGGCGTCGAGCCGCGCGCTCGCTGAATGCTCACCGTTAGCCATTAATGGCTCAGGGCCGCTCCTGCCAAAACTGGAAGACATTCACTCAGTGAGTAAGCATATTGCCTTTGCCGTCGGTAAAGTGGCGATTGAGCAAGGCCTATCCTTGCCTGCGAGTGATGAACTACTGATGCAATCTATCGAAGATAATTTCTGGAAGCCTGAGTACCGCCGTTATAAGCGTACTTCTTTCTAA
- a CDS encoding DUF1456 family protein, with product MINNDILRRLRFVFDFNNAKMIKIFAKVGREVPTEEMISLLRKEEEEGYKACNDTTLCQFLDGLIIEKRGLREGAELPKPVSKLNNNLIFKKLRVALEMREEDIMATLALAEVQMSKSELSALFRNPDHKNFKACGDQILRNFIRGLSLKYRGV from the coding sequence ATGATTAACAATGATATTTTGCGCCGTTTGCGCTTCGTGTTTGATTTCAACAATGCCAAAATGATTAAGATCTTTGCCAAAGTTGGAAGAGAAGTGCCGACCGAAGAGATGATTAGTCTGCTGCGCAAAGAAGAGGAAGAAGGCTATAAGGCCTGTAACGACACGACCCTTTGTCAGTTTTTAGATGGTCTTATCATCGAAAAACGTGGTTTACGCGAAGGGGCCGAACTGCCAAAACCAGTATCAAAATTAAACAATAACTTAATCTTCAAAAAGTTACGTGTTGCCCTCGAAATGCGTGAAGAAGATATTATGGCCACCCTAGCGCTCGCCGAAGTGCAAATGTCTAAGTCTGAGTTAAGCGCGCTGTTTCGCAACCCGGATCATAAAAACTTCAAGGCCTGCGGCGACCAGATCCTGCGTAACTTTATCCGTGGCTTATCACTAAAATATCGCGGTGTTTAA
- a CDS encoding Nramp family divalent metal transporter: MATYQVKPLPMNWTAQLALGIKAMGPGVLMAAAAIGASHLVSSTRAGAEFGWQLAWVILGVNLLKYPFFTAGARYTAATGESLLHGYLKQGRGYLWLFTGLNVIASIASTAGVCMLTAAMLTQFIPLPIDVLALLVLISSLLLLILGHYSLLDRLTKIIMFALTLTTLIAVALAFDHMKPLESQFVSPSPWQWAHVGFLVAMMGWMPAPIEVSAWNSLWLLEKQKTSPVTPAQAILDFNLGYIVTAVLAVVFLALGALVMHGSGEHFSDSGAKFANQLINLYSQVMGGESRYLIGIVAFLCIFSTTVTVIDGYSRTLNMGWQLLSRTAVSEVQSDKRLTGIMLSVSALGLMLILFFKGALLPLLEFVMILAFMTTVVFAWLNYRLMTSTQLQEAHRYGTKMKCLSWIGLSYLLIFAVLFMYWYLAVKV; the protein is encoded by the coding sequence ATGGCGACTTATCAAGTAAAACCCCTCCCCATGAATTGGACAGCCCAACTGGCTCTCGGCATAAAGGCCATGGGACCCGGTGTATTAATGGCCGCTGCCGCAATTGGGGCCTCACATTTAGTGTCATCCACCCGCGCTGGCGCAGAATTTGGTTGGCAACTCGCCTGGGTGATTCTGGGAGTGAACTTGCTGAAATACCCCTTCTTTACCGCGGGTGCGCGCTACACTGCCGCCACAGGGGAAAGCCTGTTGCATGGTTATCTAAAACAGGGACGGGGTTATCTATGGCTATTCACTGGCCTCAATGTGATAGCTTCTATCGCCAGTACCGCGGGGGTTTGCATGTTAACCGCCGCCATGCTAACTCAGTTTATCCCCTTACCTATTGATGTATTGGCGCTGTTGGTGCTGATAAGCTCACTGTTGTTATTGATTTTAGGGCACTATTCATTGTTGGACAGGCTGACCAAGATCATCATGTTCGCCCTGACGCTCACCACATTAATCGCCGTCGCCTTGGCATTTGATCATATGAAACCGCTAGAAAGTCAGTTTGTTTCCCCCTCGCCTTGGCAGTGGGCCCATGTGGGATTCTTGGTCGCCATGATGGGCTGGATGCCAGCGCCGATTGAGGTCAGCGCGTGGAATTCGCTGTGGTTATTGGAAAAACAAAAAACATCACCCGTTACCCCCGCCCAAGCCATCTTAGACTTTAACTTAGGCTATATCGTCACCGCAGTATTAGCCGTGGTCTTTTTGGCCTTAGGCGCGCTGGTGATGCATGGCAGTGGTGAGCACTTTTCCGACTCTGGCGCCAAGTTTGCGAACCAATTAATCAACTTATATAGCCAAGTCATGGGCGGAGAAAGTCGCTATTTGATTGGCATAGTGGCGTTTTTATGTATTTTCAGCACCACTGTCACTGTCATCGATGGCTATAGCAGAACCTTGAACATGGGCTGGCAACTGCTGTCACGCACGGCAGTCAGCGAAGTCCAATCGGACAAACGTCTGACAGGCATCATGCTCAGCGTAAGCGCATTAGGGTTAATGCTCATCCTGTTTTTCAAGGGCGCACTGTTGCCACTGCTAGAGTTTGTGATGATTTTAGCCTTTATGACCACAGTGGTTTTTGCATGGCTAAACTATCGCTTAATGACTAGCACCCAACTGCAAGAAGCTCATCGTTATGGCACAAAAATGAAATGCCTCTCTTGGATAGGATTAAGCTATTTGCTTATTTTTGCAGTGCTTTTTATGTACTGGTATCTAGCGGTTAAAGTGTAG
- a CDS encoding PH domain-containing protein gives MQEQTIHEAEFEANLGMYWLLSGAAYFTLSIVGIPLLLLWFPIGLWGTRRYIRNMSARLTSKKLIVRRGILTRTENTVPLDKITDIALIQGPIMRLMGLHKLTVETAGQSGTGALISLVGIVDAPGFRAQILEQKERLSDVQSPAEASVPTEDNALLTQLVEMTASLKRIEALLAAKYNS, from the coding sequence ATGCAAGAACAAACGATTCATGAAGCCGAATTTGAAGCTAACTTAGGCATGTATTGGTTACTCTCTGGAGCCGCTTACTTCACCTTGAGCATTGTTGGTATCCCCTTGTTACTACTGTGGTTCCCTATTGGCCTATGGGGAACTCGTCGCTACATTCGCAATATGAGCGCACGCTTAACCAGCAAAAAGCTGATTGTGCGCAGAGGCATTTTAACTCGTACAGAAAATACGGTTCCCCTAGATAAAATTACCGATATCGCCCTCATTCAGGGGCCGATTATGCGCCTGATGGGGTTACATAAACTCACTGTAGAAACCGCAGGACAATCGGGCACTGGCGCCTTAATTAGTCTAGTGGGCATAGTCGATGCGCCGGGTTTTAGGGCACAGATTTTGGAGCAAAAAGAACGCTTAAGTGATGTGCAATCACCCGCCGAGGCGAGTGTCCCCACGGAAGATAACGCCCTGTTGACCCAACTTGTGGAAATGACGGCCAGCTTAAAACGCATCGAAGCCCTACTCGCCGCCAAATACAATTCTTAA
- a CDS encoding TonB-dependent receptor codes for MKRPQILPSACAIAIAMAFAPSISYAADNGADKVERIEVTGSRIKRTDIEGPSPIQSIGKEDIANMGFDNLQQLLERMPANGAGAFSTRGNSQDSTANGGASISLRGLGPDATLVLINGRRVAASAFAEGITNSFVDINNIPVSAIERIDILKDGASAIYGSDAIAGVVNIVLKKDIEGIEVNLGYGDTPGTGYDETTASVVWGVKSEKGSASVILDYFKNDTLAATDLGRFGTADQSPYGGEDFRSSRGFPGYFYVDGVKTIDPSCPPDRATASGSCLFDYGPYNLVIPEAERIGAIGQFDYHFNDDLTAFLELAAQHNSSIAGGAPTPLDEDAALTVPGTHPNNPWGKDIEIGRFRTVDAGARRWDIESDTLRLVAGLRGTIKEWDWEASVQRGRSESTQTGDRTQGWVRTDYLQAEIDAGRYNPFGGTMNSQDVIDAITTSLVRQGLSSMTSYAANISGQAFTIADRDIMMAAGVEYREESVSDVPDEQFQRGLIFGTEAVSAAASRDQYAGYVEFSIPVTDNFELQLAGRYDHYSDFGSTTNPKVAFQWGITDELTSRGSWSTGFRAPSLAQIGLGPSRESSFFIDTYRCAADGVDCEALDYNTEFQGNSELDAEESETWNLGLIWAPSQKFDIGFDVYSITQDNKIDKQPLGDIYTANCNDQNSTVCERLAPQAGQTLGPISIIHSSFINLSSQDVQGVDLSTHYGLELDSFGDLKFGLEYSYLHNFEKDGLDYTGEYKFPQHRWLLTTNWTMDNFAANVNLSYIGEFEDTPDIDFDGVLDFETNKSRMVDAQLLVDMSGSYRFNEMFKLTLGVNNLFDEEPPFAIGDGDTDLYGYVISVHNPMGRYIYTKLTMNF; via the coding sequence ATGAAAAGACCTCAGATTCTACCCAGCGCTTGTGCTATCGCAATTGCCATGGCATTTGCCCCGAGTATTAGCTATGCAGCCGACAATGGTGCCGATAAAGTTGAACGAATTGAAGTAACGGGCTCTCGTATTAAGCGCACCGACATCGAGGGACCGTCGCCGATTCAATCCATTGGCAAAGAAGATATTGCCAACATGGGTTTTGATAACCTGCAGCAGTTACTCGAACGTATGCCTGCAAACGGTGCCGGCGCTTTCTCGACCCGTGGTAACAGCCAAGACTCGACCGCCAATGGTGGTGCTTCGATCAGTTTGCGTGGCTTAGGCCCTGACGCCACTCTGGTATTGATTAACGGTCGCCGTGTTGCGGCCAGTGCGTTTGCCGAAGGTATTACTAACTCCTTCGTCGACATTAACAACATTCCGGTTTCTGCGATTGAACGCATCGATATTCTTAAAGATGGTGCATCGGCGATTTACGGTTCCGATGCCATTGCGGGCGTAGTCAACATTGTCTTGAAAAAAGACATCGAAGGGATTGAGGTTAACTTAGGTTACGGCGACACCCCAGGTACGGGTTACGATGAAACCACGGCGAGCGTCGTTTGGGGCGTGAAATCCGAAAAGGGCAGTGCGTCGGTTATTCTCGACTATTTTAAAAACGACACCTTAGCGGCAACTGATTTGGGCCGTTTTGGCACAGCTGATCAAAGCCCTTACGGTGGTGAAGATTTCCGTTCTTCACGCGGTTTCCCCGGTTATTTTTATGTTGATGGTGTCAAGACTATCGATCCATCCTGTCCGCCCGATCGTGCAACGGCCAGCGGCAGCTGTTTATTTGACTATGGTCCATACAACTTAGTGATCCCTGAAGCTGAGCGTATCGGGGCTATTGGTCAATTCGATTACCATTTCAATGACGATTTAACCGCTTTCCTCGAGTTAGCGGCGCAACATAACTCTTCTATTGCGGGTGGCGCGCCAACCCCTTTGGATGAAGATGCGGCCTTAACTGTGCCTGGTACTCACCCAAATAATCCTTGGGGCAAAGATATCGAGATCGGTCGTTTCCGTACTGTGGATGCAGGTGCGCGCCGTTGGGATATCGAGTCCGACACTCTGCGTTTAGTGGCGGGTTTACGTGGCACGATTAAAGAGTGGGATTGGGAAGCTTCGGTACAGCGCGGCCGCAGTGAATCGACTCAAACGGGCGATCGTACTCAAGGTTGGGTCAGAACCGATTACCTGCAAGCTGAGATCGATGCGGGTCGCTACAATCCTTTTGGCGGCACCATGAACTCGCAGGATGTGATTGATGCCATTACGACTAGCCTAGTTCGCCAAGGTTTATCGAGCATGACCTCTTACGCGGCGAACATTTCCGGTCAGGCTTTCACCATTGCGGATCGCGATATTATGATGGCAGCGGGTGTGGAATACCGTGAAGAAAGCGTGAGCGACGTGCCTGATGAACAGTTCCAACGTGGGCTGATTTTCGGTACCGAAGCGGTTTCTGCGGCGGCCTCTCGTGACCAATACGCGGGTTATGTGGAGTTCTCTATTCCCGTCACAGATAACTTTGAGCTGCAACTCGCGGGTCGCTACGACCATTACAGCGATTTTGGTTCAACCACTAACCCTAAAGTGGCGTTCCAATGGGGCATCACCGATGAGCTGACGAGCCGTGGTTCTTGGTCAACGGGTTTCCGCGCGCCTTCATTAGCACAAATTGGTTTAGGCCCATCACGCGAAAGTAGTTTCTTTATCGATACTTATCGCTGCGCCGCCGATGGTGTGGATTGCGAAGCGCTCGACTACAACACTGAATTCCAAGGTAACTCTGAGTTGGATGCCGAAGAGTCAGAAACATGGAACCTTGGACTCATCTGGGCGCCAAGCCAGAAGTTTGATATCGGTTTCGATGTTTACAGCATTACTCAAGATAACAAGATCGATAAGCAGCCATTGGGTGATATCTATACCGCAAACTGTAACGATCAAAACAGCACTGTGTGTGAGCGTTTAGCTCCGCAAGCAGGTCAAACCTTAGGTCCTATCAGCATTATTCACTCAAGCTTTATCAACTTAAGCTCGCAGGATGTGCAGGGTGTTGACCTGTCAACCCACTATGGTCTTGAGCTAGATAGCTTTGGTGATTTGAAGTTTGGTCTAGAGTACAGCTACTTACATAACTTCGAAAAAGACGGTCTTGATTACACAGGCGAGTACAAGTTCCCACAACATCGCTGGTTGCTTACCACGAACTGGACCATGGATAACTTCGCGGCCAACGTAAACCTGAGCTACATCGGTGAGTTCGAAGATACTCCAGATATCGACTTTGACGGCGTGTTAGACTTCGAAACCAACAAGTCTCGTATGGTTGATGCACAGTTATTAGTCGATATGTCAGGTAGTTACCGTTTCAACGAGATGTTCAAGCTGACATTAGGCGTGAACAACCTGTTCGATGAAGAACCACCGTTTGCGATTGGTGACGGCGATACTGACCTCTATGGTTATGTGATTTCTGTACACAACCCAATGGGACGTTATATCTATACCAAACTGACCATGAACTTCTAA
- a CDS encoding glutathione S-transferase family protein: MITLYGMPRSRALRVAWVLEELGAEWVFSFVDMNKGEHRSTAFLALNPCGKVPVLTDDNLVLSESAAICLYLAEKFGNLLPEAGSAASGLHHQWVSFIITELEQPLWTLGKHKFALPEAQRHPSIMPCAVWEFDKAAALAEAMLPDSDFLLGDTLSVADILLAHTLLWGTLFEQQIPPKLAAYRDRIAARPSRKSALAKMEAIAAAAQA; the protein is encoded by the coding sequence ATGATCACCTTATATGGCATGCCCCGCAGCCGTGCATTACGAGTCGCTTGGGTGCTAGAAGAGTTAGGCGCCGAGTGGGTCTTTTCGTTTGTGGATATGAATAAGGGCGAGCACCGTAGCACCGCTTTCTTAGCGCTTAATCCCTGCGGTAAAGTGCCAGTGTTAACCGACGATAATCTTGTATTGTCTGAGTCTGCGGCTATTTGCCTGTATCTGGCGGAGAAGTTTGGCAACTTGTTACCTGAAGCGGGCAGTGCGGCATCGGGTCTGCATCATCAATGGGTGAGCTTTATTATTACCGAACTCGAGCAGCCTCTGTGGACCCTCGGCAAGCATAAATTTGCGCTGCCGGAAGCGCAACGTCATCCCTCCATCATGCCATGCGCTGTGTGGGAGTTTGATAAGGCGGCGGCTTTGGCCGAAGCTATGCTGCCCGATAGCGACTTTTTACTCGGCGACACTTTATCGGTTGCCGATATTCTGCTGGCCCATACCCTGCTTTGGGGCACCTTATTTGAGCAGCAGATCCCGCCTAAATTAGCGGCGTATCGCGATAGAATTGCAGCGCGTCCTTCGCGTAAATCGGCACTCGCCAAAATGGAAGCCATCGCAGCAGCGGCACAGGCTTAA
- a CDS encoding DUF4447 family protein, whose amino-acid sequence MSKNIGLNAIEMSYLRQSLSLSAAQVGQLTNHSEADVLAWENAETQAPELAQKKLLDLDDIIEMQVLNTTDGIEALFKKEPKRHLAFVVYPTQAVYTQYNPEFLSSLPLTELYNTAAWRIKKECKLVLEVDVSLVNLDVEAYKAFREQNGLSESRESRAKWAATQL is encoded by the coding sequence ATGTCTAAAAATATTGGCTTGAACGCCATCGAAATGAGCTACTTACGCCAATCACTCAGCCTCAGTGCGGCTCAAGTAGGACAACTGACCAACCACAGCGAAGCCGATGTATTAGCCTGGGAAAATGCTGAAACACAGGCCCCTGAACTGGCGCAGAAAAAGCTGTTAGATCTCGACGATATTATCGAGATGCAAGTACTCAATACCACTGACGGCATCGAAGCCCTATTTAAGAAAGAGCCTAAGCGTCACTTGGCCTTCGTGGTGTATCCAACCCAAGCCGTTTACACCCAATATAACCCCGAGTTTTTAAGCTCGCTGCCGTTAACTGAGCTTTACAACACAGCGGCATGGCGCATTAAGAAAGAATGTAAACTGGTGCTTGAAGTGGATGTTAGCTTAGTCAATCTCGATGTCGAAGCCTACAAAGCATTCCGTGAACAAAATGGGTTAAGTGAGAGCCGTGAAAGCCGTGCAAAATGGGCGGCGACGCAGCTATAA
- a CDS encoding SMI1/KNR4 family protein has protein sequence MHDIIEQLQERSETVPVPLELPTFEQLVEVEEQILIPLPRELKEYLLHASDVIYGAIEPVTAADPYSHTYLPEVTCYAWSIGLPRDLIAICQLGDDFYCIDQDGQVHFWQNGDFTDTYWESFWEWVEDIWLKNKY, from the coding sequence ATGCACGACATTATTGAGCAACTCCAAGAACGCAGCGAAACAGTGCCAGTGCCACTCGAGTTACCCACATTCGAGCAGTTAGTGGAGGTTGAGGAACAGATTTTGATCCCACTGCCACGGGAATTAAAGGAATACCTACTCCATGCCAGTGATGTGATTTATGGCGCGATTGAGCCTGTGACCGCAGCCGATCCCTATTCACACACCTATTTACCCGAAGTCACCTGCTATGCTTGGTCAATCGGCTTGCCAAGGGACTTAATCGCCATCTGCCAATTAGGCGATGACTTTTACTGTATCGATCAGGATGGGCAAGTTCACTTCTGGCAAAACGGTGACTTTACCGATACTTATTGGGAATCCTTCTGGGAATGGGTCGAAGATATTTGGCTTAAAAACAAATACTGA
- a CDS encoding RelA/SpoT domain-containing protein produces the protein MNKLFRTFFIFLLLLSTRTGVANPLDINDSRAERGNYSARQAQSHDLHGLYALNTQTFDTPRQASACLDNLYSNAHTAQNELASLLQTVTACSQAQVILPDVKSYQRAAEKVATKFNGDASQITDLARASIVSNSISELMQSYYALSEQAQVVKQKNRFAEPKASGYRDLNLLVRLPESGMIAEVQLHLKDIADIKSGPEHKVYEQVQQIEANAIKQQRALSEFETAQIAKLRQESHKLYHKAWLNYKRVDEGLLLTNSVA, from the coding sequence ATGAATAAGTTATTTCGTACCTTTTTTATCTTTCTACTCTTATTATCGACCCGCACAGGCGTAGCCAATCCTTTAGATATCAATGACAGCAGAGCCGAACGCGGTAATTACAGTGCAAGACAGGCTCAAAGCCATGATCTGCATGGTCTTTATGCGCTCAACACTCAAACCTTCGACACCCCACGTCAAGCGTCGGCCTGTTTAGACAACTTATATTCCAACGCCCACACGGCCCAGAATGAACTCGCAAGCCTGTTGCAGACAGTGACAGCCTGTTCACAGGCGCAGGTGATTTTGCCTGACGTGAAAAGCTATCAACGCGCCGCCGAGAAGGTCGCCACCAAATTTAATGGGGATGCTAGCCAGATCACCGATCTTGCCCGCGCCAGCATCGTCAGTAACAGCATCTCCGAGTTGATGCAAAGCTACTACGCCTTAAGCGAGCAAGCTCAGGTCGTCAAACAGAAAAACCGTTTCGCCGAGCCTAAAGCCTCAGGTTATCGCGACCTTAACTTACTGGTACGTTTGCCCGAAAGCGGCATGATTGCCGAGGTCCAATTACACCTTAAGGATATTGCCGACATTAAAAGTGGCCCAGAGCACAAGGTTTACGAGCAAGTTCAACAGATTGAGGCGAATGCAATAAAACAACAACGTGCATTAAGTGAGTTTGAAACCGCACAGATCGCTAAGCTACGCCAAGAGTCCCATAAGCTGTATCACAAAGCTTGGCTTAACTATAAACGCGTCGATGAAGGACTGTTGCTGACTAACTCAGTTGCTTAA